A stretch of Bos indicus isolate NIAB-ARS_2022 breed Sahiwal x Tharparkar chromosome 24, NIAB-ARS_B.indTharparkar_mat_pri_1.0, whole genome shotgun sequence DNA encodes these proteins:
- the SERPINB8 gene encoding serpin B8 isoform X2, producing MFEDRRWAEDGSQLPGTLYQKTSFCEAFKESCQKFYQADLEELSFAEDTEECRKHINDWVMEKTDGKISEILGAGTVSPLTKLVLVNAIYFKGKWNEQFDRKHTRGMPFKTNQEKKTVQMMFKQAKFKMGHVEEVPAQVLELPYVGAELSMLILLPDENTDLAVVEKALTYEKFRTWTSPEKLTEEKVQVFLPRLKLEASYDLEAFLRSLGMTDAFEEAKADFSGMSAKKNVPMSKVAHKCFVEVNEEGTEAAGATAVVRNSRCCRMEPKFCADHPFLFFIRHRETNSILFCGRFSSP from the exons ATGTTTGAGGACAGGAGATGGGCGGAGGATGGGAGCCAATTGCCAGGCACATTATATCAGAAAACAAGTTTTTGTGAG GCTTTTAAAGAATCCTGCCAGAAGTTCTATCAGGCTGACCTGGAGGAGCTGTCCTTTGCTGAAGACACTGAAGAATGCAGGAAACACATAAATGACTGGGTGATGGAGAAGACGGACG GTAAGATATCAGAGATACTGGGGGCTGGCACGGTCAGTCCTCTGACTAAGCTGGTCCTGGTGAATGCCATCTATTTCAAAGGCAAGTGGAATGAGCAGTTTGACAGAAAGCACACAAGGGGAATGCCCTTTAAGACTAACCAG GAGAAGAAGACAGTACAGATGATGTTCAAGCAAGCCAAGTTTAAAATGGGGCACGTGGAGGAGGTGCCTGCCCAGGTCCTGGAGCTGCCCTACGTGGGCGCCGAGCTGAGCATGCTCATCCTTCTGCCTGATGAGAACACAGATCTTGCTGTG GTGGAAAAAGCACTTACATATGAGAAGTTCAGAACCTGGACAAGTCCAGAAAAGCTGACTGAGGAGAAAGTTCAAGTTTTTCTTCCCAGATTAAAGCTGGAGGCAAGTTATGACTTGGAGGCTTTTCTTCGAAGTTTAGGAATGACTGATGCTTTCGAGGAAGCCAAGGCAGACTTTTCCGGAATGTCAGCTAAGAAGAACGTGCCCATGTCCAAGGTTGCACACAAGTGCTTCGTGGAGGTCAATGAGGAGGGCACAGAGGCAGCTGGGGCCACTGCCGTGGTCAGGAACTCCCGGTGCTGTAGAATGGAACCGAAATTTTGTGCAGACCACCCTTTCCTCTTCTTCATCAGGCACCGGGAAACCAACAGCATTTTGTTTTGTGGCAGGTTCTCTTCTCCGTAA
- the SERPINB8 gene encoding serpin B8 isoform X1, which produces MDALCEANGTFAINLLKMLGEEDHLKNVFFSPLSLSSVLTMVLMGAKGNTAAQMSQALCLNESGDVHRGFQSLLREVSTSGPKCLLRTANRLFGEKTCDFLPAFKESCQKFYQADLEELSFAEDTEECRKHINDWVMEKTDGKISEILGAGTVSPLTKLVLVNAIYFKGKWNEQFDRKHTRGMPFKTNQEKKTVQMMFKQAKFKMGHVEEVPAQVLELPYVGAELSMLILLPDENTDLAVVEKALTYEKFRTWTSPEKLTEEKVQVFLPRLKLEASYDLEAFLRSLGMTDAFEEAKADFSGMSAKKNVPMSKVAHKCFVEVNEEGTEAAGATAVVRNSRCCRMEPKFCADHPFLFFIRHRETNSILFCGRFSSP; this is translated from the exons ATGGATGCTCTCTGCGAAGCAAATGGCACCTTTGCCATCAACTTATTAAAAATGTTGGGTGAAGAGGACCACTTGAAAAACGTGTTCTTCTCTCCGCTGAGCCTCTCCTCTGTCCTGACCATGGTCTTAATGGGGGCCAAGGGGAACACGGCGGCCCAGATGTCCCAG GCACTTTGTCTGAATGAAAGTGGAGATGTCCATCGAGGTTTCCAGTcactcctcagggaagtcagcaCGTCCGGCCCAAAGTGCCTGCTCAGAACTGCCAACAGACTCTTTGGGGAAAAGACATGTGATTTCCTGCCA GCTTTTAAAGAATCCTGCCAGAAGTTCTATCAGGCTGACCTGGAGGAGCTGTCCTTTGCTGAAGACACTGAAGAATGCAGGAAACACATAAATGACTGGGTGATGGAGAAGACGGACG GTAAGATATCAGAGATACTGGGGGCTGGCACGGTCAGTCCTCTGACTAAGCTGGTCCTGGTGAATGCCATCTATTTCAAAGGCAAGTGGAATGAGCAGTTTGACAGAAAGCACACAAGGGGAATGCCCTTTAAGACTAACCAG GAGAAGAAGACAGTACAGATGATGTTCAAGCAAGCCAAGTTTAAAATGGGGCACGTGGAGGAGGTGCCTGCCCAGGTCCTGGAGCTGCCCTACGTGGGCGCCGAGCTGAGCATGCTCATCCTTCTGCCTGATGAGAACACAGATCTTGCTGTG GTGGAAAAAGCACTTACATATGAGAAGTTCAGAACCTGGACAAGTCCAGAAAAGCTGACTGAGGAGAAAGTTCAAGTTTTTCTTCCCAGATTAAAGCTGGAGGCAAGTTATGACTTGGAGGCTTTTCTTCGAAGTTTAGGAATGACTGATGCTTTCGAGGAAGCCAAGGCAGACTTTTCCGGAATGTCAGCTAAGAAGAACGTGCCCATGTCCAAGGTTGCACACAAGTGCTTCGTGGAGGTCAATGAGGAGGGCACAGAGGCAGCTGGGGCCACTGCCGTGGTCAGGAACTCCCGGTGCTGTAGAATGGAACCGAAATTTTGTGCAGACCACCCTTTCCTCTTCTTCATCAGGCACCGGGAAACCAACAGCATTTTGTTTTGTGGCAGGTTCTCTTCTCCGTAA